TATAAAGGCTTGACATGAAACTGAACATAAAAAATACATTTACCTCACAACTTCCCGCAGATCCAATAACAGACAATAGCAGACGTCAAGTTACTAAAGCTTGTTATAGTTTTGTGACGCCTAAACAAACTGCAAAACCAGAGTTAATCCATGTCTCTCCAGAGATGTTGGACACCTTGGGATTGTCAGAAAACGATGCTAAAACAAAACAGTTTTTAAACGTGTTTACAGGTAATACTGTGATGGAGGGATCAACACCATACGCCATGTGCTATGGTGGACACCAATTTGGACATTGGGCTGGACAATTAGGCGATGGTCGTGCTATTAATTTATTTGAAGTCGAACACAAAAACAAAAACTGGAAACTACAATTAAAAGGTGCTGGAGAAACACCGTATTCTAGAACAGCAGACGGATTAGCAGTTTTAAGAAGCTCTGTTAGAGAGTATTTATGTAGCGAAGCCATGTATCATTTAGGTGTACCAACCACACGTGCTTTAAGCTTAGCATTATCAGGAGACCAAGTCCTGCGCGACGTTATGTATAACGGGAATCCTGATTACGAAAAAGGCGCAATTGTGTCACGAATTTCACCAAGTTTTTTACGTTTTGGAAGTTTCGAGATTTTAGCCTCAAGACAAGATACAGAAACCTTAAAAACACTTGTAGACTATACTATAAACACCCATTTTGCGCATTTAGGTCCACCAAACAAACAAGCTTACGTTCAGTTTTTTAATGACGTAGCTATGCGAAGTTTAGACATGGTTATCCATTGGCAACGTGTTGGTTTTGTGCATGGTGTTATGAATACCGATAACTTATCAATCCTAGGATTAACCATAGATTATGGACCTTACGGATGGCTAGAAGGTTTTAAGCCTGGATGGACGCCAAATACTACAGATAATCACAATAAACGCTACCAATATGGCGCGCAACCAGATATTGTCCTTTGGAATTTATACCAATTAGCAAATGCCTTATATCCATTAATTGAAGAAGCCGAAGGTTTAGAAGCGGTGTTAGCAAATTATGCCGAACAGAAAGATATCCAATACCTACAAATGATGCGTAGTAAGATTGGATTGTCATCCGAAGAACAACTAGACGCCAACCTTATTCAAGAACTAGAAGACTGTTTACAGTTAACAGAAACAGATATGACTATCTTTTTCCGTAATCTATCAGATTTTGATGGTGCAAATCCGACTAATGGGTTACAAATTATTCGTGAATCGTTTTACGACATAAAATCAGTAACCGAAGCTATAAAAGACAGATGGAATTTATGGTTTGATAGTTATGCAGACCGTTTGGAACGCGACCCAATTTCAGCGAAAGCGAAAAAAGAAAACATGAACAGCGTAAACCCAAAATACGTGTTACGTAATTATATGGCACAATTAGCTATAGATGACGCCAACAAAGGCGACTACAAACTTATTGACGACTTATTCAATTTATTAAAACAACCTTATGCTGAGCAACCAAAACACGAAAAATGGTTTGCAAAACGACCAGAATGGGCAAGACACAAGGTTGGTTGCTCCATGTTATCTTGTAGCTCTTAAAATTAGGTTAAAAACCAGGGTGTTTTTAGCATAAAAATAATTTTATGTATGGTTATTAGTATCTTTGTTAAAAAAGAAAAAGGATGTCAGACACTAAAAAACCTGATAATATTGTCTTTAACCAAGAGACACAAAAATACGATGCATCATTAAAACCATATGCAACAAATGTTGGTGCGCCAGCCATAAAAGTAACTGAAAACGTCACTTGGAAAAACAAAAACGTACACAAAGCCAATCAGCAAATTAAAGCCAAGTATTTAGAGCTAAAAGCCGAATATGAAAAAATGATGGCAGAACTAGAATATAACAATCTAGTCTATAATGCTAAGTTCAGTTTTCAGCCTATAATTGGCGATACCTATCATTTATACAGAGATAAAAAAGGACAACCTTTTTTATCCATTATTGCTCCAGAACAATGCAATTTTGACTTTATAGGTAGTTTTTATTTAAACTCAGAGCATATCTGGAAAAGAATAGACGAAGAAATTATTGGCCAAGATCTAATTACTAATGACTAATCTTCATATTGTAAGTCTACTCTTCGATTTTGGATTAGTAGTATTAATTTGGATGGTTCAGCTTATTATATATCCAAGTTTTAAATATTACAATCAAGAGTCGTTAATAAAATGGCACGCCAAATATACAGTAAGAATAGCTGGTGTTGTTATCCCGTTAATGTTTGGACAGCTTATACTCTACTTATATCTTGTATTTACGCAACCCGATGCCTCTATTTATATTAGAAGCGTTTTAACTATCAGTGCGTGGATAGCAACATTTGCAATATTTGTTCCCTTACACAACACTATTAACAACGGAAAAAGTACAGAAAAAACACTACAAGATTTAGTTTCAAAAAACTGGATAAGAACAGCAACTTGGACGGTACTATTTATCTTAAACCTAATTACAATAGTAAAATAAAAAGCATAAAAAAATCCCAAGCATAACACTTGGGATTTTTTTTAATATTTAATAGTCCGCAAATTGCTAACTATTTAATCCGTACAAAATTAGTTTCCTTTTTTGTAATCTTCTAAAAACTTAGCTAAACCGCTATCTGTTAAAGGATGTCTTAATAACCCTTCAATAGAGCTTAAAGGACCAGTCATAACATCAGCACCTAATTTAGCACAGTCAATTACGTGCATTGTGTGACGTACAGACGCAGCTAAAATTTCTGTTTCAAAAGCGTAGTTATCATAGATATGTCTAATCTCTGCAATCAGGTTTAAACCATCCGTAGAGATATCATCCAAACGTCCTATAAAAGGAGATACATAAGTCGCACCAGCCTTAGCAGCTAATAATGCTTGACCAGGAGAAAACACTAATGTTACATTAGTTTTAATCCCTTTATCGCTAAAGTATTTACAAGCCTTAATACCATCTTTAATCATTGGTAATTTAACCACGATTTGATCATGTAATTCAGCAAGCGCCTCACCTTCTTTAACCATACCTTCAAAGTCAGTAGCAATTACTTCCGCACTAACATCACCATCCACAATGTTGCAAATGTCAACATAATGCTTCATGATATTATCATGTCCAGTAATCCCTTCCTTAGCCATTAAAGACGGGTTAGTAGTAACACCATCTAAAATACCCATATCCTGAGCGTCTCTAATTTGGTCTAAATTGGCAGTATCAATAAAAAATTTCATTCTAAAAAATATTTAAGTTGTGTATATAATTATTTTGGGCGTCACCACAAGGGTCAGGCTGTTCGTTATATCTTTTTTTGCCATTTGTGGCAGCAAAAAAAGGATGCCACTTCCATCCTTAACGCAATGCAAAGTTACAATTTAACTTTTGCAAGTAAAATAATGATATCAAATGATATTAACATTTTACTTAAAAAACTCAAAGGTTTTCTCGCAATCTAAGTCTTGTATGTAATAATTCATTTTAAAATTATCATGATCCCATTCTAATCGCCAATCAAAAACGGTAATCTCAAAATAGATAAATACTAAAGAAAAAATACAGAAAATTGTAATTACACTTTTAGAAATAATCTTATAAACCTTATGCTTAGCAATACTTAACAAGTAAATCACACCATAAAATAAAAGACTCCAAAACAGAATGTTACCTATAAAGCCTTTTATAAATAAATCGCCAGACATAGAAAAAACCCAAGAGCGGTCGGTACTTTGTACAAACGGAAATCCTAAAAAACTAGGCCAATTCTCGTCTGTTTTACAAACATATTTATAACTAATACTATTAGTCAAAGTAAATCCTACAGCAATGCACAAAGACGCTAGGATTTTTTTCATTATTAAAGTTTATAATGATTTAAAAGCAACTTCTCATACATCGTATCTGGCAACAAAAACTTTAAAATAATTGAAAACTTTTGCATTGGCGCACCAACCTTGTAATGTATTTTAGGCTTTTTAGTATTAATTACTTGATGTACTTTTTTAGCCACAGCAATTGGAGAACTGCTATTATCTACATGATCATCAATATCTTTCAGTACGTTTGGATACTTGGTGTAAGGCGA
The genomic region above belongs to Olleya sp. Hel_I_94 and contains:
- the fsa gene encoding fructose-6-phosphate aldolase, with amino-acid sequence MKFFIDTANLDQIRDAQDMGILDGVTTNPSLMAKEGITGHDNIMKHYVDICNIVDGDVSAEVIATDFEGMVKEGEALAELHDQIVVKLPMIKDGIKACKYFSDKGIKTNVTLVFSPGQALLAAKAGATYVSPFIGRLDDISTDGLNLIAEIRHIYDNYAFETEILAASVRHTMHVIDCAKLGADVMTGPLSSIEGLLRHPLTDSGLAKFLEDYKKGN
- a CDS encoding protein adenylyltransferase SelO yields the protein MKLNIKNTFTSQLPADPITDNSRRQVTKACYSFVTPKQTAKPELIHVSPEMLDTLGLSENDAKTKQFLNVFTGNTVMEGSTPYAMCYGGHQFGHWAGQLGDGRAINLFEVEHKNKNWKLQLKGAGETPYSRTADGLAVLRSSVREYLCSEAMYHLGVPTTRALSLALSGDQVLRDVMYNGNPDYEKGAIVSRISPSFLRFGSFEILASRQDTETLKTLVDYTINTHFAHLGPPNKQAYVQFFNDVAMRSLDMVIHWQRVGFVHGVMNTDNLSILGLTIDYGPYGWLEGFKPGWTPNTTDNHNKRYQYGAQPDIVLWNLYQLANALYPLIEEAEGLEAVLANYAEQKDIQYLQMMRSKIGLSSEEQLDANLIQELEDCLQLTETDMTIFFRNLSDFDGANPTNGLQIIRESFYDIKSVTEAIKDRWNLWFDSYADRLERDPISAKAKKENMNSVNPKYVLRNYMAQLAIDDANKGDYKLIDDLFNLLKQPYAEQPKHEKWFAKRPEWARHKVGCSMLSCSS
- a CDS encoding DUF2452 domain-containing protein, which gives rise to MSDTKKPDNIVFNQETQKYDASLKPYATNVGAPAIKVTENVTWKNKNVHKANQQIKAKYLELKAEYEKMMAELEYNNLVYNAKFSFQPIIGDTYHLYRDKKGQPFLSIIAPEQCNFDFIGSFYLNSEHIWKRIDEEIIGQDLITND